One stretch of Amycolatopsis sp. NBC_00345 DNA includes these proteins:
- a CDS encoding winged helix-turn-helix transcriptional regulator: METTCDQDGPWDVYLKGCPCRDVLDLLANKWTALVLGSLARCPHRFGELRRAVDGISQKMLTQNLRSLERDGFVTRTVYPTTPPTVEYALTKMGAEVGAHLIALSSWSQTNFDRIRDARSTYDNRVLEPVT, translated from the coding sequence ATGGAAACTACCTGTGACCAGGACGGACCCTGGGACGTCTACCTGAAGGGCTGTCCATGCCGCGACGTGCTGGACCTGCTCGCGAACAAGTGGACGGCCCTGGTGCTCGGTTCGCTCGCGCGGTGCCCGCACCGTTTCGGCGAGCTGCGCCGGGCCGTCGACGGCATCAGCCAGAAGATGCTGACGCAGAACCTGCGCAGCCTGGAGCGCGACGGCTTCGTCACGCGCACGGTGTACCCGACGACCCCGCCGACGGTGGAGTACGCGCTCACCAAGATGGGCGCCGAGGTCGGCGCGCACCTCATCGCGCTCAGCTCCTGGTCCCAGACGAACTTCGACCGTATCCGCGACGCCCGCTCGACCTACGACAACCGCGTGCTGGAGCCGGTCACCTAG
- a CDS encoding NADP-dependent oxidoreductase produces the protein MRVVTQREFGGPEVLQVIEAARPVPGPTEVLVRVHAAGINPVDWKSRAHPVFLGEPPYTLGWDVSGVVEEVGFGATGVREGDEVLGMPLFPHEAAAYADYVTAPSRHFVRKPAGISHAEAAGLPLAGLTAWQALVDVAGVQSGQRVLVDAAAGGVGHLAVQIAKARGAYVLGTASAAKHGFLRSIGVDEPIDYRDESATAADVDVVLGLVGEQSDLRWLPSLKKDGLLVSVPGGVGERAEAEAARRGVRAAGILVEPDQLGLLGLVELIEAGRLTVHVDQAFPLEDVAKAHEVGEAGRVTGKLVLTTV, from the coding sequence ATGCGCGTGGTGACCCAGCGGGAGTTCGGCGGCCCGGAGGTGCTGCAGGTGATCGAGGCCGCCCGCCCGGTGCCCGGCCCGACCGAGGTGCTGGTGCGCGTGCACGCCGCCGGCATCAACCCGGTGGACTGGAAGTCCCGCGCCCACCCGGTTTTCCTCGGCGAGCCGCCGTACACGCTCGGCTGGGATGTCTCCGGCGTCGTCGAGGAGGTGGGCTTCGGCGCCACCGGCGTGCGCGAGGGTGACGAAGTGCTGGGCATGCCGTTGTTCCCCCACGAGGCGGCGGCGTACGCGGACTACGTGACGGCGCCGTCACGGCACTTCGTACGCAAGCCGGCCGGGATCTCGCACGCCGAGGCCGCGGGCCTGCCGCTGGCCGGGCTGACCGCGTGGCAGGCGCTGGTGGACGTCGCGGGAGTCCAGAGTGGACAGCGAGTGCTCGTCGACGCGGCCGCGGGCGGCGTGGGCCACCTCGCCGTGCAGATCGCCAAGGCCCGCGGCGCGTACGTGCTCGGCACGGCCAGCGCGGCGAAGCACGGCTTCCTGCGCTCGATCGGCGTCGACGAGCCGATCGACTACCGCGACGAGAGCGCGACGGCCGCGGACGTCGATGTCGTCCTCGGGCTGGTCGGTGAGCAGAGCGACCTGCGCTGGCTGCCGTCGTTGAAGAAGGACGGCCTGCTGGTCTCCGTGCCCGGCGGCGTCGGCGAGCGCGCCGAGGCCGAGGCGGCGCGACGCGGCGTGCGCGCGGCGGGGATCCTCGTGGAGCCCGACCAGCTCGGGCTGCTCGGCCTCGTCGAGCTGATCGAGGCGGGCCGGCTCACGGTGCACGTGGACCAGGCTTTCCCGCTCGAGGACGTCGCGAAGGCCCACGAGGTCGGCGAAGCCGGGCGGGTCACGGGCAAGCTGGTGCTCACGACTGTCTGA
- the thiS gene encoding sulfur carrier protein ThiS, with translation MEIKVNGSWCEFPDDTTVADVLDAKGAARQGVAVAVNGEVVPRGAWAGSVVPKGASIDVLTAVQGG, from the coding sequence ATGGAGATCAAGGTCAACGGCAGCTGGTGCGAGTTCCCGGACGACACCACGGTGGCCGACGTCCTCGACGCGAAAGGGGCGGCGCGCCAAGGCGTGGCCGTCGCGGTGAACGGCGAGGTCGTCCCGCGCGGCGCGTGGGCGGGTTCCGTCGTGCCGAAGGGCGCGAGCATCGACGTGCTGACCGCGGTGCAGGGAGGATGA
- a CDS encoding MarR family winged helix-turn-helix transcriptional regulator, producing the protein MTLTSVQDVSGRLYLAVGRLSRSLRQAGVPGPGHGAISALATLVHSGQLRLGDLAAKEGVAAATMSRIIATLVESGYVTRESDPVDRRAWLARATEEGERLVSGVRSTRVQELNRRLDRLSPENRDALTAALPALEALLSDEA; encoded by the coding sequence GTGACCCTCACCTCGGTCCAGGATGTCTCGGGCAGGTTGTACCTCGCCGTAGGCCGGCTTTCGCGCTCGCTGCGGCAGGCGGGAGTGCCCGGGCCCGGCCACGGAGCCATCTCGGCGCTCGCCACGCTCGTGCACTCCGGGCAGCTGCGCCTCGGCGACCTCGCGGCGAAGGAGGGTGTCGCGGCGGCCACCATGTCGCGCATCATCGCCACGCTCGTCGAGTCCGGGTACGTGACACGCGAGTCCGACCCCGTCGACCGCCGCGCCTGGCTCGCCCGCGCGACGGAAGAGGGCGAACGGCTCGTCTCCGGCGTCCGGTCCACCCGGGTGCAGGAGCTGAACCGGCGGCTCGACCGGCTGAGCCCCGAAAACCGCGACGCCCTCACCGCCGCGCTGCCCGCGCTGGAGGCCCTGCTCTCCGACGAAGCCTGA
- a CDS encoding peptide deformylase, which yields MTVHAIRIAGDPVLHQPTREITQFDDELRTLVEDMFETMYAAEGVGLAANQIGLDLRLFVYDCPDDEGVEHRGAVVNPKLETSEIPETMPDPDDDWEGCLSAPGESYPTGRASWAKVTGFDIDGNPIEVEGTGYFARCLQHETDHLDGYIYLDRLVGRHARAAKKMLKKNKWGVPGLSWTPPKEPADA from the coding sequence GTGACCGTCCACGCCATCCGCATCGCCGGCGATCCGGTGCTGCACCAGCCGACCCGCGAGATCACGCAGTTCGACGACGAGCTGCGCACCCTCGTCGAGGACATGTTCGAGACGATGTACGCCGCCGAGGGGGTCGGCCTCGCGGCCAACCAGATCGGCCTCGACCTGCGGCTGTTCGTTTACGACTGCCCGGACGACGAGGGGGTCGAGCACCGCGGCGCGGTGGTCAACCCGAAGCTGGAGACCTCGGAGATCCCGGAGACGATGCCCGACCCGGACGACGACTGGGAGGGCTGTCTGTCGGCCCCCGGCGAGTCGTACCCGACCGGCCGCGCCTCGTGGGCCAAGGTGACCGGCTTCGACATCGACGGTAACCCGATCGAGGTCGAGGGCACGGGCTACTTCGCCCGCTGCCTCCAGCACGAGACCGACCACCTCGACGGCTACATCTACCTCGACCGCCTGGTCGGCCGCCACGCCCGCGCGGCGAAGAAGATGCTGAAGAAGAACAAGTGGGGCGTCCCCGGCCTGAGCTGGACGCCGCCCAAGGAACCCGCGGACGCCTGA
- the thiD gene encoding bifunctional hydroxymethylpyrimidine kinase/phosphomethylpyrimidine kinase → MTENPAPPSALTIAGSDSGGAAGLQADLRTFLTCGVHGLVAVTAVTVQNTLGVHDRHDIPPHIVAGQIEAVSSDMGVGAAKTGMLASAEIIRAVAAACDRAEIGRDAKVPFVVDPVAASMHGQPLFDDAGLAAVRDELLPRATVLTPNLDEVRLLTGLTVTDREGMHTAAVVLRQLGPKYVLVKSGHLRSDPECVDLLFDGSTFVELPGHRYGTPHTHGAGDTMASALTAGLAKGMSVVEAARYGKWFVSQAVEHAYPMGAKVGPVSAFWRLAPEER, encoded by the coding sequence ATGACTGAGAACCCGGCCCCGCCCTCCGCGCTGACCATCGCCGGCTCCGACTCCGGCGGCGCCGCCGGGCTGCAGGCCGACCTGCGCACGTTCCTCACCTGCGGGGTGCACGGGCTCGTCGCCGTCACCGCCGTGACGGTGCAGAACACCCTCGGCGTGCACGACCGCCACGACATCCCGCCGCACATCGTCGCGGGACAGATCGAGGCCGTCTCGTCGGACATGGGTGTGGGCGCGGCGAAGACGGGCATGCTGGCGTCGGCGGAGATCATCCGCGCGGTGGCGGCCGCGTGCGACCGAGCGGAGATCGGACGCGACGCGAAAGTCCCCTTCGTGGTCGACCCGGTGGCCGCGTCGATGCACGGCCAACCACTGTTCGACGACGCGGGCCTCGCCGCGGTCCGCGACGAGCTGCTGCCGCGCGCCACCGTGCTGACCCCGAACCTCGACGAGGTGCGGCTGCTCACCGGCCTGACCGTCACCGACCGCGAGGGCATGCACACCGCCGCCGTGGTGCTGCGCCAGCTGGGCCCGAAGTACGTCCTGGTCAAGAGCGGCCACCTGCGGTCCGACCCGGAGTGCGTCGACCTGCTCTTCGACGGCTCGACGTTCGTGGAACTGCCCGGCCACCGCTACGGCACTCCCCACACCCACGGCGCCGGCGACACGATGGCGTCCGCACTGACGGCCGGCCTGGCCAAGGGAATGTCCGTGGTGGAGGCCGCCCGGTACGGCAAGTGGTTCGTCTCCCAGGCCGTCGAGCACGCCTACCCGATGGGCGCGAAGGTCGGGCCGGTGTCGGCTTTTTGGCGGTTGGCGCCGGAGGAGCGGTAG
- the thiD gene encoding bifunctional hydroxymethylpyrimidine kinase/phosphomethylpyrimidine kinase: MTTVPCTVLTIAGSDSGGGAGVQADLRTFFANGVHGLVAMTAVTVQNSLGVQGFTEIPADVVTAQIKAVAGDMGVHAAKTGMLATAEIIRAVAKTLDEVHIGRHTDTPFVVDPVAASMTGHALLREEALDAIRTELFPRATLITPNLDEVRLLTGIEVTDAATQRKAAEALLEFGSRWVLVKGGHMYDTETCVDLLYDGVELIELTGARIDTKNTHGGGDTMASAITSSLAKGSDVPTAVTRAKRFIERCVAEAYPLGAGVGPVSPFWRLAD, encoded by the coding sequence ATGACCACAGTTCCTTGCACTGTCCTCACCATCGCCGGGTCCGACTCCGGCGGTGGTGCGGGCGTGCAGGCCGACCTGCGCACGTTCTTCGCGAACGGCGTGCACGGGCTGGTCGCGATGACCGCCGTCACGGTGCAGAACTCGTTGGGCGTGCAGGGTTTCACCGAGATCCCGGCGGACGTCGTCACCGCGCAGATCAAGGCCGTCGCGGGTGACATGGGTGTGCACGCGGCGAAAACGGGCATGCTCGCCACCGCCGAGATCATCCGGGCGGTGGCGAAGACGCTCGACGAGGTCCACATCGGACGGCACACGGACACGCCGTTCGTGGTCGACCCGGTGGCGGCGTCGATGACCGGGCACGCGCTGCTGCGCGAGGAGGCACTCGATGCGATCCGTACCGAGCTGTTCCCGAGGGCCACGCTGATCACGCCGAACCTCGACGAGGTGCGGCTGCTCACCGGGATCGAGGTCACCGACGCGGCCACGCAGCGCAAGGCGGCCGAGGCGCTGCTGGAGTTCGGCTCGCGGTGGGTGCTGGTGAAGGGCGGCCACATGTACGACACCGAGACCTGCGTCGACCTGCTCTACGACGGCGTCGAGCTGATCGAGCTGACCGGCGCCCGCATCGACACGAAGAACACCCACGGCGGCGGCGACACGATGGCGTCGGCCATCACGTCTTCGCTGGCGAAGGGCTCCGACGTGCCGACGGCCGTCACGCGGGCGAAGCGCTTCATCGAACGGTGCGTCGCGGAGGCGTACCCGCTCGGCGCGGGGGTGGGCCCGGTCTCGCCGTTCTGGCGGCTCGCGGACTGA
- a CDS encoding glycoside hydrolase family 15 protein → MRKVFLLALAALLVTSLVPAAATAAGSGGEAPGAPGTRPSWLPADKTGFGTAREAGSDIWFTLQAGRMSEVYYPDLSTPSVRSLELVVSDGRSFATVDSSARAQQVRRVDSGSLTYEQTITDDQHRWRLRKTYVTDPARASVLVDVDFTSLTGRPYQLYAVADPDLTNDGSDDSARASGPLLTASDATTAAALTAAPSFTSTSVGYDGASDGITQLTKTRRLTPYASAGKGNVVLTGQTAADGVRSRHVTLALGMGANSSAAADNAKASQRRGFRDTERAYDRGWQGYLRTVSRPPSSLKTGSERDLYTASVLTLAASEDKHHPGAFIASPSMPWRFGNNDPEYSPSGTYHLVWPRDLYQIATGLLAAGDRAAANRSVDYMFGTQQLPDGHLPQNSNVDGKPYWTSVQLDETAFPIVLAQQLGRADVWPGVKKAADFLLNYRADNGKTSPYTQQERWEEQDGYSPSTIAAVIAGLVCAADLASRNGAAADARRYLVAADAFKAGLAKQTITTNGPLSKDPYFVRLTKDGDANAGTKYNLGNSSVTMDQRAVTDAGFLELVRLGVYAPDDPVIRNSVKVTDADISYTTPNGQFWHRYTKDGYGEQADGAPWDYTFPSESRSTFGRLWPLLAGERGEYELAAGDRAAAAGRLRDLGRVASSADTMPEQVWDENPPSGSPGFAPGTPTGSATPLAWTHAQYVRLAWAVKDGSVIEQPAVVRCHFLGC, encoded by the coding sequence ATGCGAAAAGTCTTCCTACTGGCGCTCGCGGCGCTGCTGGTGACCAGCCTGGTCCCCGCCGCCGCGACCGCCGCCGGCAGCGGGGGTGAAGCACCCGGCGCGCCGGGCACGCGCCCGAGCTGGCTGCCCGCGGACAAAACCGGCTTCGGCACGGCGCGCGAGGCCGGCAGCGACATCTGGTTCACCCTGCAGGCCGGGCGGATGTCGGAGGTCTACTACCCCGACCTGTCCACGCCGAGCGTCCGTTCGCTGGAGCTGGTGGTCAGCGACGGGCGGAGCTTCGCGACCGTCGACTCGTCCGCCCGCGCGCAGCAGGTGCGCCGCGTCGACTCCGGCAGCCTGACCTACGAGCAGACCATCACCGACGACCAGCACCGCTGGCGCCTGCGCAAGACCTACGTCACCGACCCGGCGCGCGCGAGCGTGCTGGTGGACGTCGACTTCACGTCGCTGACCGGGCGGCCGTACCAGCTCTACGCCGTCGCCGACCCGGACCTCACGAACGACGGCTCCGACGACTCGGCCCGCGCGTCCGGCCCGCTGCTCACCGCGAGCGACGCGACGACCGCGGCCGCGCTGACCGCGGCACCGTCGTTCACCAGCACGAGCGTGGGCTACGACGGCGCGTCCGACGGCATCACGCAGCTGACGAAGACCCGCAGGCTTACGCCGTATGCCAGTGCGGGCAAGGGAAACGTCGTCCTGACCGGGCAGACGGCCGCCGACGGCGTGCGGTCGCGGCACGTCACGCTCGCGCTCGGGATGGGCGCGAACAGCTCCGCCGCGGCGGACAACGCCAAAGCGTCGCAACGGCGTGGCTTCCGCGACACCGAACGCGCCTACGACCGTGGCTGGCAGGGGTACCTGCGAACGGTGAGCAGGCCGCCGTCGTCGCTGAAGACCGGGAGCGAGCGGGACCTCTACACCGCGTCCGTGCTGACGCTGGCGGCGAGCGAGGACAAGCACCACCCGGGTGCCTTCATCGCGTCGCCGAGCATGCCGTGGCGGTTCGGGAACAACGACCCGGAGTACTCGCCGTCGGGCACCTACCACCTGGTGTGGCCGCGTGACCTGTACCAGATCGCCACCGGCCTGCTGGCCGCCGGCGACCGCGCGGCCGCGAACCGGTCCGTCGACTACATGTTCGGCACCCAGCAGCTGCCGGACGGGCACCTGCCGCAGAACAGCAATGTCGACGGCAAGCCGTACTGGACGTCGGTCCAGCTCGACGAGACGGCGTTCCCGATCGTGCTGGCGCAGCAGCTCGGGCGCGCCGACGTGTGGCCGGGCGTGAAGAAGGCGGCGGATTTCCTGCTGAACTACCGCGCGGACAACGGAAAAACGTCGCCGTACACGCAGCAGGAGCGCTGGGAGGAGCAGGACGGGTACTCGCCGTCGACGATCGCGGCGGTGATCGCCGGGCTGGTGTGCGCCGCCGACCTGGCGTCCCGCAACGGCGCCGCGGCCGACGCCCGGCGTTACCTCGTGGCGGCGGACGCGTTCAAGGCCGGGCTGGCGAAGCAGACCATCACGACCAACGGCCCGCTGTCGAAGGACCCGTACTTCGTGCGGCTGACCAAGGACGGTGACGCGAACGCCGGGACGAAGTACAACCTCGGCAACTCGTCCGTCACGATGGACCAGCGCGCGGTGACGGACGCGGGCTTCCTCGAGCTGGTGCGGCTCGGCGTCTACGCGCCGGACGACCCGGTGATCCGCAACAGCGTCAAGGTCACCGACGCGGACATCTCGTACACCACGCCGAACGGCCAGTTCTGGCACCGCTACACGAAGGACGGCTACGGCGAGCAGGCCGACGGCGCACCGTGGGACTACACGTTCCCGTCGGAGAGCCGCTCGACGTTCGGCCGGCTCTGGCCCCTGCTGGCCGGCGAGCGCGGCGAGTACGAGCTGGCCGCCGGTGACCGCGCCGCCGCGGCCGGCCGGCTGCGTGACCTGGGCCGGGTGGCGAGTTCCGCGGACACCATGCCGGAGCAGGTCTGGGACGAGAACCCGCCGTCGGGCAGTCCCGGCTTCGCGCCCGGCACCCCGACCGGCTCGGCGACACCGCTGGCCTGGACGCACGCGCAGTACGTCCGGCTCGCCTGGGCGGTCAAGGACGGCTCGGTGATCGAGCAGCCCGCGGTGGTGCGCTGCCACTTCCTCGGCTGCTGA
- the thiC gene encoding phosphomethylpyrimidine synthase ThiC, whose protein sequence is MTTLENKAAITPSVTTGPITGSHKVYHRTESGLRVPARRVDLSNGEHFDVYDTSGPYTDPDAKIDVHNGLHPLRTGWADGRTHDTQLGWAKAGVITREMEYIAARERCSPELVRDEVARGRAVIPVNRKHPETEPMIIGKKFLVKINANMGNSAVWSSVEEEVDKMVWATRWGADTIMDLSTGKRIHETREWIIRNSPVPVGTVPIYQALEKVDGDPEKLSWEVYRDTIVEQCEQGVDYVTVHAGVLLRYIPLTARRVTGIVSRGGSIMAAWCLAHHQESFLYTHFEELCEILRKYDVTFSLGDGLRPGSIADANDRAQFAELETLGELTHIARAHDVQVMIEGPGHVPMHKIKENVEIEEQLTGEAPFYTLGPLTTDIAPAYDHITSAIGAAQIGWYGTAMLCYVTPKEHLGLPNRDDVKTGVITYKIAAHAADLAKGHPHAQEWDDELSKARFEFRWNDQFNLSLDPDTARSFHDETLPAEPAKTAHFCSMCGPKFCSMRITQDVRKYAEEHGLSTVDAIEAGMAEKSAEFGEAGNKVYLPVVGK, encoded by the coding sequence TTGACGACGCTGGAGAACAAGGCCGCCATCACGCCTTCCGTGACCACGGGGCCGATCACCGGTTCGCACAAGGTCTACCACCGGACGGAGTCCGGGCTCCGGGTGCCCGCCCGGCGCGTGGACCTGTCGAACGGTGAGCACTTCGATGTGTACGACACCTCCGGGCCGTACACCGATCCGGACGCGAAGATCGACGTCCACAATGGACTTCACCCGCTGCGCACCGGCTGGGCCGACGGGCGCACGCACGACACCCAGCTGGGCTGGGCGAAAGCCGGCGTGATCACCCGGGAGATGGAATACATCGCCGCGCGCGAGCGCTGCTCCCCCGAGCTGGTGCGGGACGAGGTGGCGCGCGGGCGCGCGGTGATCCCGGTCAACCGCAAGCACCCGGAGACCGAGCCGATGATCATCGGCAAGAAGTTCCTGGTGAAGATCAACGCCAACATGGGGAACTCGGCCGTCTGGTCCTCTGTGGAGGAAGAGGTCGACAAGATGGTGTGGGCCACCCGCTGGGGCGCCGACACGATCATGGACCTCTCCACCGGCAAGCGCATCCACGAGACGCGCGAGTGGATCATCCGCAACTCGCCCGTGCCGGTCGGCACCGTGCCCATCTACCAGGCGCTGGAGAAGGTCGACGGCGACCCGGAAAAGCTGTCGTGGGAGGTGTACCGCGACACCATCGTCGAACAGTGCGAACAGGGTGTCGACTACGTCACCGTGCACGCCGGCGTGCTGCTTCGCTACATCCCGCTGACCGCGCGCCGCGTCACCGGCATCGTCAGCCGCGGCGGCTCGATCATGGCCGCGTGGTGCCTGGCGCACCACCAGGAGTCCTTCCTGTACACGCACTTCGAGGAACTCTGCGAGATCCTGCGGAAGTACGACGTCACGTTCTCCCTCGGCGACGGCCTGCGCCCCGGCTCCATCGCCGACGCGAACGACCGGGCGCAGTTCGCGGAACTGGAGACGCTCGGCGAGCTGACGCACATCGCGCGTGCGCACGACGTGCAGGTGATGATCGAGGGCCCCGGCCACGTGCCGATGCACAAGATCAAGGAGAACGTCGAGATCGAGGAGCAGCTGACCGGCGAGGCGCCGTTCTACACCCTCGGTCCACTCACGACGGACATCGCGCCGGCGTACGACCACATCACCTCGGCCATCGGCGCCGCGCAGATCGGCTGGTACGGCACGGCGATGCTGTGTTACGTCACGCCGAAGGAGCACCTCGGCCTGCCCAACCGCGACGACGTGAAGACCGGCGTGATCACGTACAAGATCGCCGCGCACGCCGCCGACCTCGCCAAGGGCCACCCGCACGCGCAGGAGTGGGACGACGAGCTGTCCAAGGCGCGGTTCGAGTTCCGCTGGAACGACCAGTTCAACCTGTCGCTCGACCCCGACACCGCGCGCTCGTTCCACGACGAGACGCTGCCCGCGGAGCCGGCCAAGACGGCGCACTTCTGCTCGATGTGCGGGCCGAAGTTCTGCTCGATGCGGATCACCCAGGACGTGCGCAAGTACGCCGAGGAGCACGGTCTGTCCACTGTGGATGCCATCGAGGCCGGCATGGCGGAGAAGTCGGCCGAGTTCGGCGAGGCCGGCAACAAGGTGTACCTGCCCGTGGTCGGGAAATGA
- a CDS encoding thiazole synthase, whose translation MTDGDQLVIGAHKLSSRLIIGTGGAANLAVLERALVASGTELTTVAMRKADAEGGSGVLALLRRLGIGLLPNTAGCRTAAEAVLTARLAREALETDLVKLEVHADDRTLLPDPIETLDAAEQLAADGFTVLVYTNDDPVLALRLEEAGCAAVMPLGAPIGTALGIRNPHNIELIVSRASVPVVLDAGIGTASDAAQAMELGCDAVLLSTAVTRASDPERMASAMRSAVVAGRLAHGAGRVPQRFWAHASSPPR comes from the coding sequence ATGACGGACGGGGACCAGCTGGTCATCGGCGCACACAAGCTGTCGTCGCGGCTGATCATCGGGACCGGGGGCGCGGCGAACCTCGCCGTGCTGGAGCGGGCGCTGGTCGCGTCCGGCACCGAGCTGACGACGGTCGCGATGCGCAAGGCGGACGCGGAAGGCGGCTCCGGCGTGCTGGCGCTGTTGCGGCGCCTGGGGATCGGGCTGCTGCCGAACACCGCGGGCTGCCGGACGGCCGCCGAGGCGGTGCTGACCGCGCGGCTCGCGCGCGAGGCGCTGGAGACGGACCTGGTGAAGCTGGAGGTCCACGCCGACGACCGCACCCTGCTGCCCGACCCGATCGAGACGCTGGACGCCGCCGAGCAGCTCGCCGCCGACGGTTTCACCGTGCTCGTGTACACGAACGACGACCCGGTGCTCGCGCTGCGCCTGGAGGAGGCCGGCTGCGCGGCCGTGATGCCGCTGGGCGCGCCGATCGGCACGGCGCTGGGCATCCGGAACCCGCACAACATCGAGCTGATCGTCTCGCGCGCGTCGGTCCCCGTGGTGCTGGACGCGGGCATCGGCACCGCCTCCGACGCCGCCCAGGCCATGGAACTCGGCTGCGACGCGGTGTTGCTGTCGACCGCGGTGACCCGCGCGTCGGACCCGGAGCGCATGGCGTCGGCGATGCGCTCCGCCGTCGTGGCCGGTCGCCTGGCGCACGGGGCGGGGCGGGTGCCGCAGCGGTTCTGGGCCCACGCGTCCAGTCCGCCCCGGTGA
- a CDS encoding phosphatidylinositol-specific phospholipase C domain-containing protein, which translates to MKISSVVVVVGALVAAALTGATAANADSPKISHVTTVGVHNTYDPAAYPYLAQALDNGSSLIELDVWPDIVTHEWKVSHSNPLGNDNNCVAASSAADLYSGGTNKDLDNCLDDIRIWLAAHPGRTPLTLKLEMKTGFSDNGGLGPDELDATFRAHLGGAVFKPADLLGSYATLDDASKADNWPSVDSLRGKVLTEIIPGTVEEGNPTDTLHTDVEYANYLLAQKSAGKLGDVQIFPTVHGAAGGDPRDKYTADLKPWFVVFDGDANAWVTQTGPGWYDDNHYYLVMTDGQNVAPAIDDHNPTVDQANQRVADLAKQHASVITSDWTGLTTVLPQVLTRG; encoded by the coding sequence ATGAAGATTTCCTCAGTGGTCGTGGTGGTCGGCGCGCTCGTCGCGGCGGCACTGACCGGGGCGACCGCGGCGAACGCGGACAGCCCCAAGATCTCGCACGTGACGACGGTCGGCGTGCACAACACCTACGACCCCGCGGCGTACCCGTACCTGGCGCAGGCGCTGGACAACGGCTCGTCGCTGATCGAGCTGGACGTCTGGCCGGACATCGTCACGCACGAGTGGAAGGTCAGCCACTCCAACCCGCTGGGCAACGACAACAACTGCGTCGCCGCGTCCTCGGCGGCCGACCTGTACTCCGGCGGCACGAACAAGGACCTGGACAACTGCCTCGACGACATCCGGATCTGGCTCGCCGCCCACCCCGGGCGCACGCCGCTCACGCTGAAGCTGGAGATGAAAACGGGCTTCTCCGACAACGGCGGCCTCGGCCCGGACGAGCTCGACGCCACGTTCCGCGCGCACCTCGGCGGCGCCGTCTTCAAGCCCGCCGACCTGCTCGGCAGTTACGCGACGCTCGACGATGCGTCCAAAGCGGACAATTGGCCGAGTGTGGACTCCCTGCGCGGCAAGGTCTTGACGGAGATCATCCCGGGCACCGTCGAGGAGGGGAACCCCACGGACACGCTGCACACCGACGTCGAGTACGCGAACTACCTGCTGGCGCAGAAGAGCGCCGGGAAGCTGGGCGACGTCCAGATCTTCCCGACCGTGCACGGCGCGGCCGGCGGCGACCCGCGCGACAAGTACACCGCGGACCTCAAGCCGTGGTTCGTGGTCTTCGACGGTGACGCCAATGCGTGGGTCACGCAGACCGGCCCCGGCTGGTACGACGACAACCACTACTACCTGGTGATGACCGACGGCCAGAACGTGGCGCCCGCGATCGACGACCACAACCCGACCGTCGACCAGGCCAACCAGCGCGTGGCGGACCTGGCGAAGCAGCACGCCTCCGTGATCACGTCCGACTGGACGGGCCTGACCACCGTCCTGCCGCAGGTGCTCACCCGCGGCTGA